The Ammospiza nelsoni isolate bAmmNel1 chromosome 27, bAmmNel1.pri, whole genome shotgun sequence genome contains a region encoding:
- the TM6SF2 gene encoding transmembrane 6 superfamily member 2 encodes MELYVREGDPHLRTAHGLLTCYWDGTVHYGLCLAMAAAAGRRKNYRGLGLFWLGSLLMSAVVFLLGNLIGKYSPELSPSFLLNLPYLLLLTWAGLRLFRQPRARPSLSPEQIAEEQRKRLYQRPQDLLLILILILTAAFTFFRGMVVLDCPADSCFDYTYLHEPYLRDPVGYPKVQMLIYLFYLLPFLILAIYGLAVPGCSWLPDWSLVFAGAVAQAQFAHLGSSLHSRTPFPYQTPEEVLWSFLLSNALYALGPQLLALRCLRAPAFFVPPAGPGLARAKKCQ; translated from the exons ATGGAGCTCTACGTGCGGGAG GGCGATCCCCACCTGCGCACGGCTCACGGGCTCCTCACCTGCTACTGGGACGGCACCGTGCACTACGGGCTGTGCCTGGCCATGGCCGCGGCCGCGGGGCGCAG gAAGAACTACCGGGGGCTGGGTCTCTTCTGGCTGGGCTCGCTGCTGATGAGCGCCGTGGTTTTCCTGCTGGGCAACCTGATCG GGAAATACAGCCCCGAGCTGAGCCCGTCCTTCCTCCTCAACCTGCCctacctcctcctcctcacctggGCCGGCCTCCGGCTGTTCCGGCAGCCCCGGGCGCGGCCGAGCCTCAgccccgagcag ATCGCAGAGGAGCAGCGCAAACGCCTCTACCAGCGGCCCCAGGacctgctcctcatcctcatcctcatcctcaccgCAGCCTTCACCTTCTTCAGGGGGATG gtGGTGCTGGACTGCCCGGCCGATTCCTGCTTTGACTACACGTACCTGCACGAGCCCTACCTGCGCGACCCCGTGGGTTACCCCAAAGTGCAG ATGCTGATCTACCTGTTCTACCTGCTGCCCTTCCTCATCCTCGCCATCTACGGGCTGGCCGTGCccggctgctcctggctgcccgACTGGAGCCTGGTGTTCGCGGGAGCCGTGGCGCAG GCTCAGTTCGCCCACCTGGGCTCCTCGCTGCACTCCCGCACGCCGTTCCCGTACCAGACCCCCGAGGAGGTGCTCTGGAGTTTCCTGCTCTCCAACGCGCTGTACGCGCTGGGCCCGCAGCTCCTGGCGCTGCGCTGCCTGCGCGCCCCGGCCTTCTTCGTGCCCCCGGCCGGCCCGGGCCTGGCCCGCGCCAAAAAGTGCCAGTGA